A genomic stretch from Malus domestica chromosome 15, GDT2T_hap1 includes:
- the LOC139187540 gene encoding GDSL esterase/lipase EXL3-like, translating into MGLQELYGLGARRIGVLSLLAIGCVPSQRTLRGGIHRECSEPQNQAAILFNSKLSAQIDAFNKKLPEARLVYLDIYYTLLFLILNPAQYGFEVANRGCCGTRNIEVSLTCNLHTPGTYNDSLKCIFWDSYHLSEKTYAILNPLVFDTQVRKFF; encoded by the exons ATGGGATTGCAGGAACTATATGGACTGGGAGCAAGAAGAATTGGAGTACTAAGTTTGCTGGCAATCGGGTGTGTGCCATCACAGAGAACATTGAGGGGAGGCATACATAGGGAGTGCTCAGAGCCTCAAAACCAAGCAGCAATCCTCTTCAACTCGAAGCTTTCGGCCCAAATAGATGCCTTCAATAAGAAGCTTCCAGAAGCAAGGCTTGTCTACCTTGATATCTATTACACATTGCTTTTCCTCATCCTAAACCCTGCTCAATATG GATTTGAAGTGGCGAATAGGGGATGTTGTGGAACAAGAAATATTGAGGTTAGCCTTACGTGTAATCTTCACACTCCAGGAACCTACAACGATTCGTTGAAATGCATATTCTGGGATAGCTATCATCTTTCAGAGAAGACATATGCAATCCTTAACCCTCTAGTTTTCGACACGCAAGTTCGTAAATTCTTCTGA
- the LOC103401082 gene encoding GDSL esterase/lipase EXL3-like, translated as MISLFQVLHQTSNSSVKFLSIVIVLFLFHYASGTAVKLPENKKIPAVIVFGNSIVDPGNNNNIKTTVKANFPPYGRDFIERRPTGRFNNGRVPSDFIAESAGVKKILPPYLDPNLSLQDLLTGVSFASGGSGYDPLSSQIVSVLSLSDQLDLFKHYIRRINAAIGNERTAIILSKSIYIVCTGTDDIANTYLLHR; from the exons ATGATTTCTCTCTTCCAAGTACTTCATCAGACATCTAATTCATCGGTCAAGTTTCTTTCAATCGTCATAGTTTTATTCCTCTTCCATTATGCATCTGGAACTGCTGTAAAACTACCCGAAAATAAAAAGATTCCAGCGGTGATTGTTTTCGGTAATTCAATAGTGGATCCTGGAAACAACAACAATATCAAAACTACAGTAAAAGCCAACTTCCCGCCATATGGGAGGGACTTCATAGAACGGAGGCCTACTGGAAGGTTCAACAATGGCAGAGTCCCCTCAGACTTTATTG CTGAATCAGCTGGAGTGAAGAAGATTTTGCCACCTTATCTGGATCCAAATCTGAGTCTTCAAGACCTACTTACTGGTGTAAGTTTTGCCTCAGGTGGTTCAGGATATGATCCCCTCTCTTCCCAAATAGTG TCTGTCCTATCTTTATCAGATCAACTGGACCTGTTCAAACATTACATAAGAAGGATAAATGCAGCAATTGGGAATGAGAGAACTGCGATTATATTATCGAAAAGCATATATATTGTGTGCACAGGAACTGATGACATTGCAAATACTTATTTACTACACCGTTGA
- the LOC103415939 gene encoding GDSL esterase/lipase EXL3-like — translation MKFLSQNLIHSSLKFSLKIFLIVIVLFFYNNVAAVNLPNNEKVPAVIVFGDSVVDPGNNNYISTIVKCNFAPYERDFVGKRPTGRFSNGRVPSDMIAESVGVKKILPAYLDPNLKIHDLLTSVSFASGCSGYDPLTPKIVSVMSLSDQIDMFKNYISKITVAVRKEGAATIVSKSIYIVYIGSDDIAHTYYFTPLRRPRYDISAYTDLMVESASSFFQDLK, via the exons ATGAAGTTTCTCTCCCAAAACCTTATTCACTCGTCATTGaaattttccctcaaaatttttCTCATCGTTATAGTTTTATTCTTCTACAACAATGTTGCGGCCGTAAACCTACCAAACAACGAAAAGGTTCCGGCAGTGATTGTTTTCGGAGATTCTGTAGTGGATCCTGGAAACAACAACTATATTAGCACTATAGTCAAATGTAATTTCGCACCATATGAGAGGGACTTTGTAGGAAAAAGACCTACTGGAAGGTTTAGCAATGGCAGAGTCCCCTCAGACATGATAG CTGAATCAGTTGGAGTAAAGAAGATATTGCCAGCTTATCTGGATCCAAATCTGAAGATTCATGACTTACTTACTAGTGTAAGTTTTGCCTCAGGTTGCTCAGGATATGATCCTCTCACTCCCAAAATAGTG TCTGTCATGTCATTATCAGATCAAATAGACATGTTCAAAAATTATATAAGCAAGATTACGGTAGCAGTCAGAAAGGAGGGCGCTGCAACTATAGTATCGAAAAGCATATACATTGTGTACATAGGAAGTGACGACATTGCGCATACCTATTATTTTACACCACTAAGGAGACCTCGGTATGACATTTCAGCATATACCGATCTCATGGTTGAATCAGCTTCAAGTTTCTTTCAG GATTTGAAGTGA
- the LOC103415923 gene encoding uncharacterized protein, whose product MSRCFPYPPPGYVKKGIRDEALIDSIKLQREDEKAKKEKKREKKREKKEKKAQENGEPENKHSHKRRHKDERHQKDEKGTDHGKKRKHETENLDKSGLTEEHEQPVGSQNSSDSTVNSNKRQKQDSPPDGRHNSASILRIRLPLQRHKDPEMLPREEQPCQLPLKTHKDPVMLSREKQPSQLPLQKHKDPVVLSKEEQPYRLSLQKNKDPEVLLRLEQPSRLSLQRQKGAEVLPSQEQPSQLSLQRHKGPEVLRSQEQPSQLSLQRHKGPVALPSQEQPSLFSLQRNKGPGLLASQELPSLFSLQRNKGPGLLASQELPSRLSLQRPKGPEVLLSQEQPCSSSGRTDNAFVQAVQEPAPRQGIDEGRYRCSTSGKASKEHSSRSGKEKHRKSGSGSLSSQYREVIENWVQPPISQCLPMDVDDEGWLFEAKTKKNCGVEKPTVVSEKLSYGDSTSWPCARLLPESDIYALPYTVPF is encoded by the exons ATGTCTCGGTGTTTTCCGTACCCTCCTCCTGGGTACGTGAAGAAGGGGATCCGCGATGAGGCCCTGATCGATTCGATTAAG CTCCAAAGAGAAGATGAGAAGgccaagaaagaaaagaagagggagaaaaaacgagagaagaaagaaaagaaggctCAAGAAAATGGGGAGCCTGAAAATAAGCACAGTCATAAAAGAAGGCACAAAGATGAAAGGCACCAAAAAGACGAGAAAGGTACAGACCatggaaagaagagaaaacATGAAACGGAAAACCTTGACAAGAGTGGCCTTACTGAAGAACATGAGCAACCAGTTGGTTCCCAGAACTCTTCTGATAGCACCGTTAACAGCAACAAAAGGCAGAAGCAGGACTCTCCCCCTGATGGCAGGCATAATTCTG CAAGCATTCTTCGGATCCGGTTGCCTCTCCAAAGGCACAAAGATCCTGAAATGCTACCCAGAGAGGAGCAGCCTTGCCAGTTGCCTTTAAAAACGCACAAAGATCCAGTGATGCTATCCAGAGAGAAACAACCTAGCCAGTTGCCTCTCCAAAAGCACAAGGATCCAGTAGTGCTATCAAAAGAGGAACAGCCTTACCGGTTGTCACTTCAAAAGAACAAAGATCCAGAAGTGCTACTTCGTCTTGAACAGCCTTCCCGGTTGTCTCTCCAAAGGCAAAAAGGTGCAGAAGTTCTACCCAGCCAGGAACAGCCTTCCCAGTTGTCTCTCCAAAGGCACAAAGGTCCAGAGGTGCTACGCAGTCAGGAACAACCTTCCCAGTTGTCTCTCCAAAGGCACAAAGGTCCAGTGGCGCTACCTAGCCAGGAACAACCTTCTCTGTTTTCTCTTCAAAGGAACAAAGGTCCTGGATTGCTGGCCAGCCAGGAACTGCCTTCTCTGTTTTCTCTTCAAAGGAACAAAGGTCCTGGATTGCTGGCCAGCCAGGAACTGCCTTCCCGGTTGTCTCTCCAAAGGCCTAAAGGTCCAGAAGTGCTACTCAGCCAAGAACAGCCTTGCTCTTCCTCGGGAAGGACTGATAATGCGTTTGTTCAAGCAGTGCAAGAACCTGCTCCTAGACAAGGCATAGACGAGGGACGGTATCGCTGCTCTACTTCTGGAAAAGCTAGCAAAGAACACTCTTCCAGGTCTGGTAAAGAAAAACACCGAAAATCTGGCAGTGGTTCTCTTTCTTCACAATACAGAGAAGTAATTGAAAACTGGGTTCAACCTCCAATCTCACAATGTCTTCCCATGGACGTCGATGATGAGGGATGGTTGTTTGAGGCGAAGACGAAAAAGAACTGTGGGGTTGAGAAACCTACAGTCGTCAGCGAGAAACTTAGCTACGGAGACTCAACTTCTTGGCCATGTGCTCGCCTCTTGCCCGAGTCGGATATATATGCTTTGCCATACACAGTACCGTTCTAA
- the LOC103401060 gene encoding vacuolar protein sorting-associated protein 35A isoform X1, which yields MISDGVEDEEKWLAAGIAGLQQNAFYMHRALDSNNLRDALKYSAQMLSELRTSKLSPHKYYELYMRAFDELRKLEMFFKEEARRGCSIIDLYELVQHAGNILPRLYLLCTVGSVYIKSKEAPAKDVLKDLVEMSRGIQNPVRGLFLRSYLSQVSRDKLPDIGSEYEGDADTVKDAVEFVLQNFTEMNKLWVRMQHQGPAREKEKREKERSELRDLVGKNLHVLSQIEGVDLDLYKDTVLPRVLEQVVNCKDELAQFYLMDCIIQVFPDEYHLQTLDVLLGAYPQLQPSVDIKTVLSQLMERLSNYAASSTEVLPEFLQVEAFSKLSNAIGKVIEAQVDMPIIGVVTLYSSLLKFTLHVHPDRLDYADQVLGSFVKKLSGKGKIQDSRATKQVVALLSAPLEKYNDIVTALKLTNYPRVLEFLDSGTNKVMATVIIQSIMKNTTHVLTAEKVEALFELIKGLIEDLDGPLNDEVDEEDFKEEQNSVARLIQMFSNDDSEEMFKIICTVKKHILNGGPKRLPFTVPPLVFSSLKLVRKLQAQEENPFGDDASTTPKKNFQLLTQTIEALLNVPAPELALRLYMQCAEAANDCDLEPVAYEFFTQAYILYEEEISDSKAQVTAIHLIVGTLQRMHVFGVENRDTLTHKATGYSAKLLKKADQCRAVYACAHLFWVDDQENMKDGERVLICLKRALRIANAAQQMSNATRGSTGSVALFVEILNKYLYFFEKGNPQITVASVQSLIELVTTELQSDSASAEPSVDAFFASTQRYIQFQKQKGGAVGERYEPIKA from the exons atgATCTCGGACGGAGTTGAAGATGAAGAGAAATGGCTGGCAGCTGGAATCGCCGGCCTCCAGCAAAACGCCTTCTACATGCATCGTGCTCTG GACTCCAACAATCTCAGAGATGCCCTCAAGTATTCTGCTCAGATGCTCTCGGAGCTCCGGACCTCCAAGCTTTCCCCGCACAAGTACTACGAACTCT ATATGCGGGCGTTTGACGAATTGAGGAAATTGGAAATGTTCTTCAAGGAGGAGGCTCGGCGTGGTTGCTCCATTATCGATCTCTATGAGCTCGTCCAGCACGCAGGCAACATATTGCCTAGATT GTATCTTCTCTGTACAGTAGGATCTGTGTATATCAAATCTAAGGAAGCTCCTGCTAAGGATGTCCTGAAAGATCTTGTGGAAATGTCCCGTGGCATTCAGAATCCTGTACGTGGGCTATTCTTAAGGAGTTACCTTTCTCAAGTGAGTAGGGATAAATTGCCTGATATTGGTTCTGAATATGAAGG AGATGCTGACACTGTCAAGGATGCTGTTGAGTTTGTTCTCCAAAATTTCACTGAGATGAACAAACTTTGGGTGCGGATGCAACATCAG GGACCTGCCCGGGAAAAGGAGAAGCGGGAGAAAGAAAGGAGCGAACTACGTGATCTT GTTGGTAAAAACTTGCATGTCCTCAGCCAGATAGAAGGTGTTGATCTGGATTTGTACAAAGATACGGTGCTTCCCAGAGTCTTGGAACAG GTTGTCAATTGTAAGGATGAGCTTGCACAGTTTTATTTGATGGATTGCATAATTCAAGTCTTTCCTGATGAGTACCACTTGCAAACTCTTGATGTATTGTTAGGTGCCTACCCCCAACTTCAG ccATCTGTTGATATCAAGACAGTTCTATCCCAGTTGATGGAAAGACTTTCAAATTATGCTGCTTCAAGTACAGAAGTGCTGCCTGAGTTTTTACAAGTAGAAGCTTTTTCAAAACTGAGCAATGCTATTGGAAAG GTGATTGAAGCACAAGTTGACATGCCTATCATCGGTGTTGTAACTCTATATTCATCTCTTCTTAAATTTACCCTCCATGTGCACCCTGATCGACTTGATTATGCTGACCAAGTGTTG GGCTCATTTGTTAAGAAACTCTCTGgaaaagggaaaattcaagACAGCAGGGCAACAAAACAAGTGGTTGCACTTTTAAGTGCTCCACTTGAGAAATATAATGATATTGTCACGGCCTTGAAGCTTACAAATTATCCTCGTGTCCTGGAATTTCTTGATAGTGGAACAAATAAAGTCATGGCTACTGTTATAATTCAGAGCATTATGAAAAATACAACTCATGTTTTAACTGCTGAGAAG GTTGAGGCATTATTTGAATTAATAAAAGGACTTATTGAGGATTTGGATGGGCCTCTTAATGATGAG GTTGATGAAGAGGATTTCAAGGAGGAGCAAAATTCAGTTGCGCGACTTATTCAAATGTTTTCTAATGATGATTCCGAAGAGATGTTTAAG ATCATATGTACTGTGAAGAAGCACATCCTGAATGGAGGACCAAAGCGTTTGCCTTTTACTGTCCCTCCCCTAGTTTTCTCTTCTCTAAAG TTGGTTAGGAAATTGCAAGCCCAGGAAGAGAATCCATTTGGAGATGATGCATCAACCACACCAAAGAAAAATTTTCAGCTCTTAACTCAG ACTATTGAGGCTCTGTTGAATGTTCCAGCACCTGAACTGGCATTACGGTTATACATGCAATGTGCAGAG GCTGCAAATGACTGTGATTTGGAACCTGTTGCATATGAGTTCTTCACCCAAGCATATATTCTTTACGAAGAAGAAATTTCA GATTCGAAAGCACAGGTGACTGCCATTCATCTGATAGTTGGGACTCTCCAGAGGATGCATGTATTTGGTGTTGAAAACAGGGATACTTTAACTCACAAAGCCACAGGG TATTCGGCAAAGCTTTTAAAGAAGGCTGATCAGTGCCGAGCTGTTTATGCTTGCGCACATCTCTTCTGGGTTGACGATCAGGAGAACATGAAGGATGGAGAAAG GGTACTGATTTGCCTAAAGCGAGCTTTAAGAATTGCCAACGCTGCCCAGCAGATGTCCAATGCTACACGGGGTAGCACCGGTTCTGTGGCGCTCTTTGTTGAAATACTGAACAA GTACCTTTATTTCTTTGAGAAGGGGAACCCACAGATAACGGTTGCTTCAGTTCAAAGCCTGATTGAATTGGTTACAACTGAACTGCAAAGCGACTCGGCCTCAGCAGAGCCATCTGTTGATGCTTTCTTTGCCAGCACACAGCGGTACATCCAGTTCCAGAAGCAGAAAGGCGGCGCAGTTGGTGAAAGATATGAGCCCATCAAAGCATGA
- the LOC103401060 gene encoding vacuolar protein sorting-associated protein 35A isoform X2, with protein sequence MDCIIQVFPDEYHLQTLDVLLGAYPQLQPSVDIKTVLSQLMERLSNYAASSTEVLPEFLQVEAFSKLSNAIGKVIEAQVDMPIIGVVTLYSSLLKFTLHVHPDRLDYADQVLGSFVKKLSGKGKIQDSRATKQVVALLSAPLEKYNDIVTALKLTNYPRVLEFLDSGTNKVMATVIIQSIMKNTTHVLTAEKVEALFELIKGLIEDLDGPLNDEVDEEDFKEEQNSVARLIQMFSNDDSEEMFKIICTVKKHILNGGPKRLPFTVPPLVFSSLKLVRKLQAQEENPFGDDASTTPKKNFQLLTQTIEALLNVPAPELALRLYMQCAEAANDCDLEPVAYEFFTQAYILYEEEISDSKAQVTAIHLIVGTLQRMHVFGVENRDTLTHKATGYSAKLLKKADQCRAVYACAHLFWVDDQENMKDGERVLICLKRALRIANAAQQMSNATRGSTGSVALFVEILNKYLYFFEKGNPQITVASVQSLIELVTTELQSDSASAEPSVDAFFASTQRYIQFQKQKGGAVGERYEPIKA encoded by the exons ATGGATTGCATAATTCAAGTCTTTCCTGATGAGTACCACTTGCAAACTCTTGATGTATTGTTAGGTGCCTACCCCCAACTTCAG ccATCTGTTGATATCAAGACAGTTCTATCCCAGTTGATGGAAAGACTTTCAAATTATGCTGCTTCAAGTACAGAAGTGCTGCCTGAGTTTTTACAAGTAGAAGCTTTTTCAAAACTGAGCAATGCTATTGGAAAG GTGATTGAAGCACAAGTTGACATGCCTATCATCGGTGTTGTAACTCTATATTCATCTCTTCTTAAATTTACCCTCCATGTGCACCCTGATCGACTTGATTATGCTGACCAAGTGTTG GGCTCATTTGTTAAGAAACTCTCTGgaaaagggaaaattcaagACAGCAGGGCAACAAAACAAGTGGTTGCACTTTTAAGTGCTCCACTTGAGAAATATAATGATATTGTCACGGCCTTGAAGCTTACAAATTATCCTCGTGTCCTGGAATTTCTTGATAGTGGAACAAATAAAGTCATGGCTACTGTTATAATTCAGAGCATTATGAAAAATACAACTCATGTTTTAACTGCTGAGAAG GTTGAGGCATTATTTGAATTAATAAAAGGACTTATTGAGGATTTGGATGGGCCTCTTAATGATGAG GTTGATGAAGAGGATTTCAAGGAGGAGCAAAATTCAGTTGCGCGACTTATTCAAATGTTTTCTAATGATGATTCCGAAGAGATGTTTAAG ATCATATGTACTGTGAAGAAGCACATCCTGAATGGAGGACCAAAGCGTTTGCCTTTTACTGTCCCTCCCCTAGTTTTCTCTTCTCTAAAG TTGGTTAGGAAATTGCAAGCCCAGGAAGAGAATCCATTTGGAGATGATGCATCAACCACACCAAAGAAAAATTTTCAGCTCTTAACTCAG ACTATTGAGGCTCTGTTGAATGTTCCAGCACCTGAACTGGCATTACGGTTATACATGCAATGTGCAGAG GCTGCAAATGACTGTGATTTGGAACCTGTTGCATATGAGTTCTTCACCCAAGCATATATTCTTTACGAAGAAGAAATTTCA GATTCGAAAGCACAGGTGACTGCCATTCATCTGATAGTTGGGACTCTCCAGAGGATGCATGTATTTGGTGTTGAAAACAGGGATACTTTAACTCACAAAGCCACAGGG TATTCGGCAAAGCTTTTAAAGAAGGCTGATCAGTGCCGAGCTGTTTATGCTTGCGCACATCTCTTCTGGGTTGACGATCAGGAGAACATGAAGGATGGAGAAAG GGTACTGATTTGCCTAAAGCGAGCTTTAAGAATTGCCAACGCTGCCCAGCAGATGTCCAATGCTACACGGGGTAGCACCGGTTCTGTGGCGCTCTTTGTTGAAATACTGAACAA GTACCTTTATTTCTTTGAGAAGGGGAACCCACAGATAACGGTTGCTTCAGTTCAAAGCCTGATTGAATTGGTTACAACTGAACTGCAAAGCGACTCGGCCTCAGCAGAGCCATCTGTTGATGCTTTCTTTGCCAGCACACAGCGGTACATCCAGTTCCAGAAGCAGAAAGGCGGCGCAGTTGGTGAAAGATATGAGCCCATCAAAGCATGA
- the LOC103401061 gene encoding rac-like GTP-binding protein ARAC1, with protein sequence MSASRFIKCVTVGDGAVGKTCLLISYTSNTFPTDYVPTVFDNFSANVVVNGSTVNLGLWDTAGQEDYNRLRPLSYRGADVFILAFSLISKASYENVSKKWIPELKHYAPGVPIILVGTKLDLRDDKQFFIDHPGAVPITTAQGEELRKLIGAPAYIECSSKTQQNVKGVFDAAIRVVLQPPKQKKKKGKGQKACSIL encoded by the exons ATGAGCGCGTCAAGGTTCATAAAGTGCGTCACGGTTGGGGACGGGGCTGTGGGCAAGACGTGTCTGCTTATCTCCTACACCAGCAACACCTTCCCCACC GATTACGTGCCAACTGTTTTCGACAATTTCAGTGCAAACGTGGTTGTCAATGGGAGCACTGTTAACCTGGGGTTATGGGATACAGCTG GACAGGAGGATTACAATAGATTAAGACCTTTGAGTTATCGTGGTGCTGATGTGTTTATACTGGCGTTCTCTCTCATCAGCAAAGCCAGCTACGAAAATGTGTCCAAGAAG TGGATCCCAGAATTGAAGCATTATGCGCCTGGGGTTCCAATCATTCTTGTTGGAACAAAGCTTG ATCTTCGGGACGACAAGCAGTTCTTTATTGATCATCCCGGTGCTGTCCCAATTACTACCGCTCAA GGAGAGGAGCTCAGGAAGCTAATTGGAGCACCAGCTTATATCGAGTGCAGTTCAAAAACTCAGCAG AATGTGAAAGGGGTCTTTGACGCAGCCATAAGGGTTGTACTTCAACCTCCGaagcagaagaaaaagaaaggcaaaGGGCAGAAGGCATGCTCCATATTGTGA